The following are encoded together in the Oncorhynchus clarkii lewisi isolate Uvic-CL-2024 chromosome 25, UVic_Ocla_1.0, whole genome shotgun sequence genome:
- the LOC139383526 gene encoding serine/threonine-protein kinase PAK 6-like: MFRKKKKKRPEISAPKNFEHRVHTSFDAKRGCFVGLPTQWHSLIENLRRPKPMVDPSRITPVELNPKKTIVRGSMIGHGDYISAMISDMSRLSVTSSNSLRKSSPSGRKRAQSLGRLGEVKEGDTYQYEDLGEDDMEQQQWRDRAHNIHSESGMPQMGMKKSITLQPNGDLPRAKSTYEVSVSSLEGPPVPSQPIQVPIKGAYISCEVGSPTERLMVRRDFQVPRVMPHNQRPFSCFYNPAMAVQQPHPDHGRHPPPEYRTNLYIHSHNSPSRPYSSYDLKAESALRHHQSGFLPSTPSSPFMSGIRPHRTVRSSASYTLGLSPNMGLRLNGPDPFLRHSGCPNAPFPRQDSPSQPRPSPTGSLATSPPGTCSPAFRPPQHPQRPPPDPPRVTHEQFKAALQMVVDKGDPRSYLENFVKIGEGSTGVVCIAREKHSGRQVAVKMMDLRRQQRRELLFNEVVIMRDYQHRNVVEMFKSALVEEELWVIMEYIEGGALTNIVSETRLSEEQIATVCEAVLQALAYLHSQGVIHRDIKSDSILLTLDGRIKLSDFGFCAQISKDIPKRKSLVGTPYWMAPEVISKSPYSTEVDVWSLGIMVVEMVDGEPPYFSETPVAAMRRLRDEPAPTVRNTTQVSPVLKDFLNRMLTRDPVERASATDLLEHPFLLQSGSPQCLVPLVEQYRKRMSHC; encoded by the exons ATGTTTCgtaagaagaaaaagaagaggcCAGAGATCTCGGCACCAAAGAACTTTGAGCACCGGGTGCACACCTCTTTTGATGCTAAACGAGGCTGCTTCGTGGGCCTGCCAACCCAATGGCACAGTTTGATAGAGAACCTCCGCAGGCCCAAGCCTATGGTGGACCCCTCCCGGATCACCCCAGTTGAGCTCAATCCAAAGAAG ACCATTGTGCGTGGGAGTATGATCGGCCATGGAGACTACATCTCAGCCATGATCTCCGACATGAGCAGGCTGTCCGTGACCAGCTCCAACTCCCTAAGGAAGAGCAGCCCTTCAGGCAGGAAGAGGGCCCAGTCCCTTGGCAGGCTGGGGGAGGTTAAGGAGGGGGACACCTACCAGTATGAAGACCTGGGAGAGGATGACATGGAGCAGCAGCAGTGGAGGGACAGGGCTCATAACATCCACAGTGAGAGTGGGATGCCCCAAATGGGCATGAAGAAGAGCATCACCCTGCAGCCCAACGGGGATCTTCCCAGGGCTAAGTCCACCTACGAGGTGAGTGTCAGCTCTCTGGAGGGACCCCCGGTTCCATCCCAGCCCATACAGGTGCCTATTAAAGGGGCTTATATCAGCTGTGAGGTGGGCAGTCCCACAGAGAGACTGATGGTGAGGAGAGACTTCCAGGTGCCGAGGGTTATGCCACACAACCAGAGGCCCTTCTCATGCTTCTACAACCCAGCCATGGCTGTCCAGCAGCCCCATCCTGATCATGGGCGTCACCCCCCTCCGGAGTACCGCACCAACCTCTACATCCACTCCCACAACAGCCCTAGCAGACCATACTCATCCTACGACCTGAAG GCAGAGTCGGCTCTGAGGCACCACCAGTCAGGCTTCCTACCCAGCACCCCCAGCAGTCCCTTCATGAGTGGCATCAGACCCCACAGGACGGTGCGCTCCTCAGCCAGCTACACCCTGGGACTGTCTCCCAACATGGGCCTGAGACTCAATGGCCCTGACCCTTTTTTGAGACACTCAGGGTGCCCTAATGCTCCCTTCCCCAGGCAGGACAGCCCCTCCCAGCCCCGGCCCTCCCCCACAGGCTCCCTGGCCACCAGCCCCCCAGGCACATGCTCCCCTGCTTTCAGACCCCCTCAGCACCCCCAGAGGCCGCCACCAGACCCCCCCAGGGTGACCCATGAACAGTTTAAGGCTGCCCTGCAGATGGTGGTAGACAAGGGAGACCCTCGGTCGTACCTGGAGAACTTTGTGAAGATTGGCGAAGGTTCGACGGGGGTGGTGTGTATTGCTCGGGAGAAACACAGTGGCAGGCAGGTGGCCGTGAAGATGATGGACCTGCGGAGACAACAGCGAAGAGAGCTGCTTTTCAACGAG GTGGTGATCATGAGGGACTACCAGCACAGGAACGTGGTGGAGATGTTTAAGAGTGCCCTGGTGGAGGAGGAGCTCTGGGTCATCATGGAGTACATAGAGGGTGGAGCACTAACCAACATCGTGTCTGAGACCAG GCTGAGTGAGGAGCAGATAGCCACAGTGTGTGAGGCTGTGCTGCAAGCCCTGGCCTACCTTCACTCCCAGGGAGTCATCCACAGGGACATCAAGAGTGACTCCATACTGCTAACACTGGATGGGAGG ATCAAGCTGTCAGACTTTGGGTTCTGTGCACAGATCAGTAAGGACATTCCCAAGAGGAAGTCTTTAGTAGGAACACCCTACTGGATGGCTCCGGAGGTCATCTCTAAATCTCCATACAGCACTGAG GTGGATGTGTGGTCTCTGGGCATCATGGTAGTTGAGATGGTGGACGGAGAGCCCCCCTACTTCAGTGAGACCCCCGTTGCAGCCATGAGAAGACTGAGGGATGAGCCAGCTCCCACCGTAcggaacacaacccag GTATCCCCGGTGTTGAAAGACTTCCTGAACCGTATGTTGACCCGGGACCCAGTGGAGAGGGCCAGCGCCACAGACCTGCTAGAACACCCCTTCCTCCTGCAGAGCGGCTCCCCGCAGTGCCTGGTGCCCCTGGTGGAGCAGTACCGCAAGCGCATGTCTCACTGCTGA